GTCTCCCAGCtagggatcaaactcgtgtcccctgtggtggaagcacggagtcctaaccactggaccaccatctgttattattattactattgttactaTTAAGACAGCAGGTATGGACTTCCCTgatgttccagtggttaagaatccacctgccaatggcaggggacatgggtttgagccctggtccaggaagatcccatgtgctgcggagcaactaagcccgtgcaccacaactactgagcctgcgctctagagcccgcgagtcacaactactgaagttcgcgggcctagaacccatgctccgcaacaagagaagctactgcaatgagaagcccgtgcaccgcaacgaagagtaacccctgctcgctgcaactagagaaaagccctcgcacagcagcgaagacccaacgcagccaaaaaaaaaaagacagcatgtgcagtggttaagagcagggGCCCTGGATCTAGGTTtggatcccagctctgccccttaccAACCatatgaccctgggcaagtgactTTCCCTCTCCGGGGCCTGTTTTCATCCTGAAAACGGCAAGGACCAGAGCCCCTCCCTCATAAGAACCACATGAGTGGATATCATCTACCAGTGGGCATAATGGGAGCCCTAATGGGAGCCATAATGGGAGACCTGGTCAGAGCCTCAGCTCTTCCAGCCCTCCCCACCCATCCTGCCTACCCTTGCCCACCTCAATCATGATGCGATCCCAGAGGCGAGTGAGTTCCCGGCCCTGGTCCGAGTCTGCACTGTAGAAGGTCAGCATTTGCTTGGTGATCAGGGATGGGCTGGACACCATCTGCAGCGGGCCGGGAAGAACAGGGTCCAGCGGGGCCGGGTGGGGAGAGAGATCGACCTCCACTGCCGGCCCAAGACCCTCACCAAACCGCCCCTGGAGGTCATGCCCCTGCCCTGTCCTCCCCCCGGCTCACGTAGTCATGGTGGGTGTAGGACGTGATGCAGGAGGCGCACTCAAAGCAGTAGGTCGTGAGCATGAGCACCAGGTACTGCGGAGAGACGGAGGGAGGGTGACGGGGGCGGCCCTGCCGGGGATGGAGCCCGGTGCTGGTGGCgcgagcaccgagtcctaaccactggacagccagggaattcccagaaacacaatgttttaaaaagtacaggacatgggcttccctggtggcgcagtggttgagagtccgcctaccgatgcaggggacgcaggttcgtgccccggtccaggaagatcccacatgccgcggagcggctgggcccgtgagccgtggccgctgggcctgtgtgtccggagcctgtgctccacaatgggagaggccgcagcagtgagaggcccacgtaccgcaaaaaaaaaaaaaaaaaaaaaaaaagtataggacatggataaagatgtggcccatatatacaatggaatattactcagccatgaaaagggatGGAACtgcgttatttgtagtgaggtggatggacctagagactgtcctacagagtgaagtaagtcagaaagagaaaaacaaataccgtatgctaacgcatatatatggaatctaaaaaaagaaaaaaggtcatgaagaacctagaggcaagacgggaataaagatgcagacctactagagaaaggacttgctgggacaaggtgagagagtggcatggaaatatacacattgccaaatgTGAAAccgatagttagtgggaagcagccgcatagcacagggagatcagctcggtgctttgtgaccacctagaggggtgggatagggagggtgggagggagacgcaagagggaggggatatggggatatatgtatagctgattcactttgttatacaacggaaacgaacacaccactgtcaagcaattatactccaataaagatgttaaaaaaaaagtataggacAAAGTGAATGGAAATATCTGCATGGGTGATATACAGGTGTTCACCGTGCAAGTCTTcaccttttctgtatgtttgaatttttttaaaataaaacgttACAGGACAATGCAATCAACAAAAATATGTAAGGTATTCCCTTAACTGTTAACTGTTGGCTTGGATGCAGTAAAATGAATGCCtactgtagaaaagaaaaaaataaagacatcccTGAGACAACCAGGGACATCTGAACACAGATTGGGTATTGGAAGATAGATAGGAAGGGACTGGGGTGAATTTTGCACCATGTGCCCGCAGTACAGTGattggggaaaacaaaacaaaaccaaaaaacccaaacctgaAAAAGCTCTTTAATTGGTgtttaatgaaaattatttttctggtcCTCAGCTGTCCACTCCCCTCACCCTTAAAGCAACAGGGCGTGGGGTGTGGATGTGCCAGCTCCACTGCCCAGACGAGATGATGTGGTCACACATGCCTGGCTGCTTTAAAGCCACGTCCTTATCGCTCAGAGAAACGTGCACACAAGTATTTACAGGGAAATGACTTGGTGTCCGGAATGTGCTTCAAAATACcccaggaaagggcttccctggtggcgcagtggttgagagtccgcctgccgatgcaggggacaagggttcgtgccccggtccgggaggatcccacgtgccgcggagcggctgggcccgtgagccacggccgctgagcctgcgcgtccggagcctgtgctccgcaacgggagaggccacagcagtgagaggcccgcgtaccgcaaaaaaaaaaaaaaaaaaaaaaaaaaaaaaaaaaaaaaaccaggaaagaaaaatgtgggCAGGCAGAGGGTAGGGGTAGAGGGGACGATGTGTGGGTGATATTGTGGAAACCAGGTGATAGGTATGCAGGGTACATCGAGCTATTCACTCTAGTCTGTTTGAAATTTCctgtagcaattaaaaaaaaatctgtgtcttAGTTAATGACAAACTAAtaggagagacagacacagacctTTTTTCTTTAACTAGTTGGGTGGACTTTTAGGACTTTGGTTAAATTGTTCTGCCAGAGAACTAaatgcaggaaagaaagaaaaaaaaaaagaagaaaaggaaaggaaaagagcctTTCCATGGCTCCACCTTACTCATAGAGAAACCAAAGTCTTTACCAAGGCCTGCAGGTCCACCTGATAGGCCCACCTccgctctctcccctctctcccctcaagGCCAGCAAACCTCCCCCTGCTGCTGTTCTCCTCCCCTGTCCGGCCTCAGTtcctctcactcactcactcacgcCCACTTGgttccagccacactgaactCCTGTCCCCTCTGgcttcagggcctttgctcttgctgttctctccacctggaatgctctttctgTAGATACTCATGAAGCTCACTCCCTTACCAATCCCCCGCCCCAGGTCTTCACTTTCTCTGCCTGCAAGATCTTCCCTTTCCCATCCCCAGCTCCAGCTCTCCCTTGCCTGGTCACTGTCTCCCCCATGAGAGTCTCCTCGCCCACGGCAAGGGCTTTTATGGTTTGCTCACAAAATAGCCTAGTGCCTAGCGCGGGGTTTGGCGCATGGTTCTTGCTGTATAAACATTTGTGGATCGGATAAGCAGCTGCTCCTGGGAATCCAAAAAGCCCTCAACTGGGGAAAACCCAGTGTTGGCTCTGTGTCAGTGGGGCCAGGATTGGAATCCCTGGTCTCCCTATCATCTGGGCTGTGggcctctttgaacctcagtttcttcatctggtaaatGGGCAGAGAAGCACTAACTTCAGACGGATTCTGGGAGGATTGAAGGAGCTCATTTTCTAAACTGCTTAGTCTAGCGTCAGAACATGAGAGGTACTTGGGGAGTGTGGGTTATTGCTGTGGGCGGAGATTAGGAGCCTAGGCTCAAGCACTGAAGTGCTcaggtttaaatcctggctctgtcactcacTTGCTGTGCCACCCGGGGTAAGTGgattcacttctctgagcctcagtttcaacTCTGTCAAATGGGCCAggaagatgatgaagatgatgacgGTACCTCACGGTGGGCTGTGAGGAACAAGTGAACTAATCTATGTGAAGCATGTAGAATGTAGTGGGCGCTCACTAAACGGTTGCTGTGCTATTATTGTGATCGTCACTGTTATCAACAGAGCTCCCGAGCACAGACCCTGGAGACCAACCAGCTGAGGTTCAGATCCCAGTCCTGCTACTTAAGAGCCATCCTCCCAGGCAGAGCTTCCTTCCCCGCCTCCCCTGTGCCCCAGTTTTCTTTGCAAAATGGGGGTAACAGCTGAGCCTAGGTTATTAGGTTATGGGCAGATTAAATGACCTGATTGCCACGAGGCCCAAGTGCGGTGCCACGCGGAACTCACACTAGTAGCTGCGGTGTGGCTGTTATTGTGACTCTGCGAGAATGACTTTTGTGCCCAGCcgtccccaccccttcctcctggGGCCTCACCGTGAGCATCATGGCCCGGTGGCGGCAGAGCGCTGCGCCCACACCAAAGCTGGCCACCACGAAGAAGGAGAAGCCGCAGAAGATGGCGATCCAGGCACCGGCGAAGACATCATCCTTGCCCGAGACGCCCATCAGTGGGTACACGCGGTACTGGTCGGCGGTCACCCATACCGTTTCAGCGAACAGGGCCAGGCCTGACAGCTGGACAGGGCAGCCGGTTAGCAAGGCCTGCACAGGGCCAGCAGCCCCGGCTCCATGAGGCTCCGTGAGAAGGGCCTTCTCCATTCTGTGCCTCTACTGCCCTCTTGGTAAAGTGGGCACGTAGTAAGAATGGCAAAGTTGTCACCTTCCATGAGCAGGGATGAAGAGGGCTGGAGGCCATGAGGGAAGGGAGGACCCAGCCAgatccccgcccccaccctcaccccagcagCCCGTGGCTTCAAGGATACAAAGAGACGCTACGTGCAAAGCCTGGCGCTCATGACGGGCACCGAGGAGATGCTAGGTTAGCTCGCCTCCCCGGAAGAGTGCTGCTATTCCCTGAGGAGGGGAGTCTGGCCGTGGCCAGAACTATTACAAAAGCATCAACcttgtgatccagcaattccacttgcaGGAATCAATCCTCCAGATACACCTGCCCAGGCAGGACAATCACACACCCACAAGGTTATTCCCCGCAGCACCGTCGGTAAAGGAGCCAGGATGCCACGCAATGGAGGGCTGGGCAGTTGTGGGAAAGGGCAGGGAGGCTGTCTGAGGACTCGTGTGGACAGAGAATGTGTGCAGGAGGAAATGGCAGGCACGGAGCAGGGTGTGGAATGAGCTACGTCTGGGGCAAGAGAGGGGAGAAAATAGGTATATAGGTTCCTATTTGCTTGTATTTGCTTAAAGAAatattggagaaaataaaaatctggttACCTACCTGTTGGGATGGGGAACAAGGAGAGAGGAAGACTGCTCAGTGAATACCTTTGCCAACAGTCAAACTAGCTCTCATAGAGTATTTACTGTGTGCGTTGGTCCTTGAAACTGCTTTCTGTGTGATAATCATCGTTGTTACCAGCTCTCCTGCACTACCGCTCTTATGGCCAACACAGACAGCAAGCACGTGGGCCAAATTCTGGCCTAAGCACAAATCCAATAACTCATTTTATCCTCTCAGCATTCCCGttttatccccatcttacagatgagaacactgaggcccagagaggttacatCACTGGCCCCAAGTCCCACAATagaaagtgacagagctgggatttgaacccaggctgtctggTTCCAGAGCCATGTACAGGTATCACGTAATTAAAAGATGTTATTATACATTACTATTGGTCTCCTGTGCACCAATCAGGCACCTTATGTCCATAATCATGTTAATAATGAGAGCTGGCACTGGTCAAGCACTTTTTTTTGAGCTGGGGGCCATACATGGATTAATCCATACAACAATGCCCACAGTGAGGACATaatttatagatggggaaacaggcacagagaagtaaagttacttactcaaggtcacacagctggggagaggcagagctgggattcgaaTCCGGGCTGTTCTGACTTGAGAGCCAGGCGACACTGGCCATGAGGTGAGTCCTGAGCCCTCAGCTGTCCCACTCCCAGGCTCAGGACCGCCCCCCTCCTCTTCACCCGCCCACTGAGCTCCCAGCACCAGGGAATGTCTCACCAGAATAATGATGTTTCCCACGACCAGCAGACCCACCACAACTGGAGACCCCTTCTCTGTTGTTGCTGCTGCCGCAGAAGCCATAGTCTTGCCTGGGACACACGAGCCGGGATGAGGCCAGGCAGGGGCCGGGAGAGGACCCACTGTCCCATTCCACACCCCAGCTGCCAGGGGCTGCTGCCAGCTCTCTGATGGGCCCAAGCCGGTACCAGGTGTGCCCAGCCTCCCACAACCCCAGCAGTGggccattttacagaggaggagggagttccctggtggtccagtggttaggactccgcgctcccactgcaggggacatgggttcaatccctggttggggaaccaagatcccgcaagctgagTGGCTTAgccaaataaaaaagaagaaacgaaGCCTTGGGTGGGGCAGTCACTGGCCAGAGCTCagggctgccccccacccctagcCTCAGACCTCCCCAGCTCTCCCTGCCCATCCAGACCCCCAGAGCCCCGTCCTCACCTTCTCTGCCTGAAGCGTCTCTGGCCAGGCCCTCCCACAGTGGCTCCCTATATATGCCCAGGCCCCTCCTTGGGTCAGTTTCCTGGAAGGGGGGAGGGTGTCTGGAGGAGGGGACAAGAGGTCAAGCCGGAAGATCAGTATGGGAGAACAGTTTTATGAGACCCCTCCCCCCAAGTGATTTACAGACCTGAAGTTCCAGATTGTGCTAATATCTGGCCACATGAGCAGGGCGACCTGCAGTGGCCTCTGGTTCCCAGTCTGTCATGGTGGTGGAGGGGGGCGGGGTGGAGAGGGCGAGTGCACCACCTGATGTCTCTCCTCAGGACTAGGGCCttcctgggaggagggagagatccAAGTCAAACTCACAAGTGAGGgcactttcctggtggcacagtggttaagaatccacctaccaaggcagggcacaagggttcgagccctggtccaggaagatcccacgtgctgtggagcagctaag
Above is a genomic segment from Kogia breviceps isolate mKogBre1 chromosome 18, mKogBre1 haplotype 1, whole genome shotgun sequence containing:
- the UPK1A gene encoding uroplakin-1a, producing MASAAAATTEKGSPVVVGLLVVGNIIILLSGLALFAETVWVTADQYRVYPLMGVSGKDDVFAGAWIAIFCGFSFFVVASFGVGAALCRHRAMMLTYLVLMLTTYCFECASCITSYTHHDYMVSSPSLITKQMLTFYSADSDQGRELTRLWDRIMIEQECCGTSGPMDWVNFTSAFRAATPEVVFPWPPLCCRRTGNFIPLNEEGCRLGHLDYLFTKGCFEHIGHAIDSYTWGISWFGFAILMWTLPVMLIAMHFYTTL